One genomic region from Anabaena sp. PCC 7108 encodes:
- a CDS encoding ferritin-like domain-containing protein, with product MCIKRYILLAQRSQIKYSQGDTKLMDFTTPLTVKSSRRGVIVTGAMAGVAGALGLPLIAQKAEAQSLFAKNDLKVLNNALYYEHQAIWAYSFAAGNLSNTEVGKAVLALALRNQADHKQHRDVLTAAVKSLGGNPAKAEASYDLSSYINNNEGNVDSDVNIAKLALALEVDAAIAYTLEAAKLKTPKLITVGASIGTTESAHAAAIRATFKSLGVNIEIVPSAFVSPDNREAWVLKV from the coding sequence ATGTGCATCAAGCGATACATTTTATTAGCACAGCGATCGCAGATTAAATATTCTCAAGGAGACACTAAACTCATGGATTTTACAACCCCTCTAACGGTCAAGTCCTCCCGTCGTGGAGTTATAGTGACTGGAGCAATGGCTGGTGTTGCAGGTGCTTTAGGTTTACCACTAATTGCTCAAAAAGCTGAAGCTCAGTCTCTATTTGCTAAAAATGATTTAAAAGTCCTCAACAATGCACTTTACTACGAACATCAGGCCATTTGGGCTTATTCTTTTGCTGCGGGTAACTTAAGCAATACCGAAGTTGGCAAGGCCGTTTTAGCTCTGGCTCTCCGTAACCAAGCTGATCATAAACAGCATCGGGATGTTCTTACTGCTGCTGTCAAAAGTCTGGGAGGAAATCCAGCCAAGGCAGAGGCTAGTTATGATTTGTCATCTTACATCAATAACAACGAAGGTAATGTAGATAGTGATGTGAATATTGCTAAGTTAGCACTGGCTTTAGAGGTAGATGCTGCGATCGCTTATACTCTAGAAGCCGCCAAGCTGAAAACCCCAAAATTAATTACAGTTGGCGCTAGTATCGGTACTACTGAATCTGCCCATGCTGCCGCTATCCGTGCAACTTTTAAAAGTTTGGGTGTAAATATTGAAATCGTCCCCTCAGCTTTTGTCAGTCCAGATAACCGTGAGGCTTGGGTGCTGAAGGTATAA
- a CDS encoding orange carotenoid protein N-terminal domain-containing protein: MALTIQSAQSIFSDTQVPSQIPATIALFDQLNVDDQLAYLWYAYTEMGKTITPAAPGAARLQLAESLLTQIKLMSPEDQTKVMRDLASRADTPISRSYGFFSVNTKLAFWYELGELMKSGLVTPIPAGYQMSPGVKVVLEATQKLDQGQQITVLRNTVVNMGFDTSELGPSSYPKASAEPAFQRTTPVISSVKIDGITEPAVLGYIEAMNADNFDAAVALFTTDGALQPPFQKPIVGLEAIAKYMREEAQGLNMMPQQGICEVQPDGSKQLKITGVVQTPWFGVTVGMNIAWRFLINPQGKIFFVAIDMLASPQELLNLRRV; the protein is encoded by the coding sequence ATGGCTTTAACTATCCAGTCCGCTCAAAGTATTTTCTCCGACACTCAAGTTCCTAGTCAGATTCCAGCAACTATCGCATTATTCGATCAACTCAACGTTGATGACCAACTAGCATATCTATGGTATGCTTACACGGAAATGGGTAAAACAATTACTCCCGCAGCACCTGGAGCAGCACGCTTGCAACTAGCAGAAAGTCTGCTAACTCAAATTAAGCTGATGTCTCCTGAAGATCAAACAAAAGTGATGCGGGATCTTGCTAGTCGTGCTGATACTCCCATCAGCCGTTCCTATGGGTTCTTCAGTGTCAATACCAAGCTGGCTTTCTGGTATGAGTTAGGAGAATTGATGAAAAGTGGTCTTGTCACTCCTATTCCAGCAGGTTATCAAATGTCTCCTGGTGTGAAAGTAGTGCTAGAAGCTACTCAGAAACTTGATCAGGGTCAGCAAATCACTGTACTGCGGAATACCGTAGTTAACATGGGATTCGATACATCTGAACTAGGCCCTAGCAGTTACCCCAAAGCCTCAGCAGAACCAGCATTCCAACGTACAACTCCAGTTATTTCCTCTGTCAAGATTGATGGGATTACAGAACCGGCTGTATTAGGCTACATAGAAGCCATGAATGCAGATAACTTTGATGCGGCTGTGGCGCTATTCACTACCGACGGTGCGCTACAACCTCCATTCCAAAAGCCGATTGTTGGTCTAGAAGCGATCGCTAAATATATGCGTGAAGAAGCTCAAGGACTGAATATGATGCCCCAACAGGGTATTTGTGAAGTCCAACCAGATGGTTCCAAGCAACTGAAAATCACAGGTGTAGTCCAAACTCCTTGGTTCGGTGTGACTGTAGGCATGAATATTGCTTGGCGGTTTTTAATCAATCCCCAAGGTAAGATTTTCTTTGTAGCTATCGATATGTTGGCTTCTCCTCAAGAACTATTAAATCTGCGTCGGGTTTAA
- the secG gene encoding preprotein translocase subunit SecG, with protein sequence MAITNIVQGIWAFSALGLIILVLLHSPKGDGIGAIGGQAQLFSSTKSAENTLNRITWALVVIFLGLTVVLSANWLPK encoded by the coding sequence ATGGCAATTACTAACATCGTGCAAGGTATTTGGGCATTTTCCGCTTTAGGATTAATAATTCTTGTGCTGCTGCATAGCCCTAAAGGTGATGGTATTGGTGCAATTGGTGGACAAGCTCAATTGTTCAGCAGTACTAAGAGTGCAGAAAATACATTAAATCGTATTACTTGGGCATTAGTAGTAATTTTTCTGGGTTTAACAGTGGTTTTGAGCGCCAATTGGTTGCCTAAGTAA
- a CDS encoding ABC-F family ATP-binding cassette domain-containing protein: MLRLEHISKIYPTGEVLKDVNWEVKPGDRIGLVGVNGAGKSTQLKIISGEIEPTAGEIIRPNSLHIAYLNQEFEVDPTRTVREEFWTVFKEANEVQMALTHIPQEMETANPEELDELIHKLDRLQRQFEALDGYNLDARIGKILPEMGFQVEDSDRLVSAFSGGWQMRMSLGKILLQKPDLLLLDEPTNHLDLETIEWLENYLRGLITPMVIVSHDREFLDRLCNQIVETERGVSSTYLGNYSSYLEQKAENQSAQLSAFERQQKEIEKQQTFVDRFRASATRSTQAKSREKQLDKIERIEAPIAGVRTLHFRFPPAPRSGREVVEIKDLTHIYGDKILFLAANLLIERGDRIAFLGPNGAGKSTLLKIIMGAEPPTEGIVKLGDHNVIPGYFEQNQAEALDLNKTVMETIHDEVPDWTNEEVRTLLGRFLFAGDTVFKKVAALSGGEKARLALAKMLLRPANLLILDEPTNHLDIPAKEMLEESLQNYDGTAIVVSHDRYFISQVANKIVEIRDGEFRVYLGDYHYYLNKIAEEKELAKLAAIEAEKAAKKAAKAAKAGAKQK, from the coding sequence ATGCTAAGATTAGAACATATAAGTAAAATTTATCCTACAGGCGAAGTTCTTAAAGATGTCAACTGGGAAGTCAAACCAGGCGATCGCATTGGCTTAGTCGGTGTTAACGGTGCGGGAAAGTCCACACAATTGAAAATCATCTCTGGGGAAATAGAACCCACCGCTGGTGAAATTATTCGTCCTAATAGCTTACACATAGCTTATCTCAATCAAGAGTTTGAGGTAGACCCTACCCGCACGGTCAGAGAAGAATTTTGGACTGTGTTTAAAGAAGCCAACGAAGTACAAATGGCTTTAACACACATCCCGCAAGAAATGGAAACAGCGAATCCAGAGGAATTGGACGAACTAATCCACAAATTAGATCGCTTACAGCGGCAATTTGAAGCGTTAGATGGCTACAACTTAGATGCTCGCATTGGCAAGATTTTACCAGAAATGGGATTTCAGGTAGAGGATAGCGATCGCTTAGTAAGTGCTTTTTCCGGTGGTTGGCAAATGCGGATGAGTTTGGGTAAAATCCTTTTACAAAAGCCAGACTTATTGCTACTGGACGAACCGACAAACCATCTGGACTTAGAAACCATTGAGTGGTTAGAAAATTACCTCAGAGGACTCATTACCCCGATGGTGATAGTGTCCCATGACCGGGAGTTTCTTGACCGCCTCTGCAATCAAATTGTCGAAACTGAACGTGGTGTTTCTAGTACATACCTCGGTAATTACTCCTCATACCTGGAACAAAAAGCTGAAAATCAATCAGCACAATTAAGTGCCTTTGAACGTCAACAAAAAGAAATAGAAAAACAGCAAACCTTTGTAGACCGATTTCGCGCTAGTGCAACCCGCAGTACCCAAGCAAAAAGCCGGGAAAAACAGCTAGACAAAATTGAACGCATCGAAGCACCGATAGCCGGTGTGAGAACTCTACATTTCCGTTTTCCCCCCGCACCTCGCAGCGGTCGAGAAGTGGTGGAAATTAAAGATTTAACCCATATTTATGGGGATAAAATTTTATTTTTGGCGGCAAATCTCTTAATTGAAAGAGGAGATAGAATCGCCTTTCTCGGTCCCAATGGTGCTGGTAAATCCACCCTGTTGAAAATTATTATGGGTGCAGAACCACCCACAGAAGGAATAGTAAAATTAGGCGATCATAACGTTATTCCTGGCTACTTTGAGCAGAACCAAGCCGAAGCTTTAGACTTGAATAAAACCGTCATGGAAACTATCCATGATGAAGTTCCTGACTGGACAAACGAAGAAGTCCGCACATTGTTGGGAAGATTTTTATTTGCTGGTGATACTGTATTTAAGAAAGTTGCCGCTTTAAGTGGGGGAGAAAAAGCTCGTTTAGCATTGGCAAAAATGCTTTTACGTCCAGCAAATTTACTCATTTTAGATGAGCCGACAAACCACTTAGATATTCCAGCTAAGGAAATGTTGGAAGAATCTTTGCAAAACTATGATGGTACAGCGATTGTAGTTTCCCATGACCGTTATTTTATCTCTCAGGTAGCTAACAAAATTGTGGAAATTCGTGATGGTGAATTCCGGGTTTATTTGGGAGATTACCATTACTATCTCAACAAAATTGCTGAGGAGAAAGAACTAGCTAAGTTAGCAGCGATAGAAGCCGAAAAAGCCGCGAAAAAAGCCGCTAAAGCTGCTAAAGCTGGAGCAAAGCAGAAGTAA
- a CDS encoding cation:proton antiporter, translating to MHTVILVLVEVLIVIGMSRLVGLVFRSIKQPLVIGEIVAGIMLGPSLFGLIAPDLAASVFPPETIPFLNVLSQVGLIFFMFLIGLELNPKYLSGNLQAAVLISNISIIVPFSLATILSLLLYPLVSNGTVSFTAFALFLGAAMSITAFPVLARIITENNLQGTRLGTLALTCAAVDDVTAWCILAVAIAVARNGSIDQKAVLTIIESLLYIGFMFTVGRWFLQRLVTHYRRAGRLSQFVLALIYMGVVASALITEFIGIHLIFGAFLLGAVMPKNAELVRELAIKTEDFVLIFLLPIFFAYSGLRTQIGLLNRPELWLLCALVLGVAIAGKYIGAYVAARISGINKREASALGWMMNTRGLTELIVLNIGLELGVITPLLFTMLVVMALVTTFMTSPLLEWTYPKRLIKLDVVEPETEEETDISAIVSSESYVKAYRILVPVANPSTQKGLLQLAVALAQPNSGIALNHRQPSIINPLSLIELEEDYGFQSTPTEANRLIAERHQQLEELINTLEPLTTHSNIHPIVRISSNVARETAQIAQIEQPDLILVGWHRPAFSNNRLGGRVGQILTTAPVDVAVFVDRGSERLESLLVPYSANIHDDLALILALRLLIHRDTCMLQILQVLSGNHSQDDLSYELQAMIRQLPSHVSDRIEINTVTAPEPMQAVVSASENVDLTIAGTSRAWGIERQTLGRYTDELAIKCRSSLLITRRYSQVTSHLSTLLSEVNSQEIIHNS from the coding sequence ATGCACACAGTTATTCTAGTCCTGGTTGAGGTGCTAATTGTTATTGGAATGTCACGGCTAGTAGGCTTGGTATTTCGTTCAATTAAGCAACCATTGGTAATTGGTGAGATTGTTGCCGGCATTATGCTCGGTCCATCTTTATTCGGTTTGATTGCTCCTGATCTAGCAGCTAGTGTGTTTCCACCAGAAACAATTCCTTTCCTGAATGTTTTATCTCAGGTAGGACTGATATTTTTCATGTTTTTGATTGGTTTGGAGCTAAATCCCAAATATCTCAGCGGTAACTTACAAGCAGCCGTGCTGATTTCAAATATCAGCATTATTGTTCCTTTTTCTCTAGCAACGATTTTATCTTTGCTGCTTTATCCCCTGGTTTCTAATGGGACTGTCTCCTTCACCGCCTTCGCATTATTTTTAGGGGCGGCGATGTCAATTACAGCTTTTCCTGTGTTGGCGCGAATTATTACCGAGAATAATTTACAGGGAACACGTTTGGGAACATTAGCATTAACTTGTGCCGCCGTTGACGATGTGACAGCATGGTGTATTTTAGCCGTAGCGATCGCAGTTGCTCGCAATGGTAGTATCGATCAAAAAGCAGTCCTGACTATTATTGAAAGCTTACTCTACATAGGTTTTATGTTTACAGTCGGGCGTTGGTTTCTCCAACGTCTAGTTACTCATTACCGACGTGCTGGACGTTTGAGCCAATTTGTTCTGGCTTTAATTTATATGGGAGTTGTGGCTTCTGCTCTCATTACCGAATTTATTGGCATTCACCTAATTTTTGGTGCATTTTTATTAGGAGCAGTCATGCCTAAAAATGCCGAATTAGTCAGAGAATTAGCCATAAAAACGGAAGACTTCGTCTTAATTTTTTTGCTACCAATATTTTTCGCCTACAGTGGTTTACGGACGCAAATTGGTTTACTCAACCGTCCTGAATTATGGCTGCTGTGTGCATTAGTTTTAGGAGTAGCGATCGCAGGCAAGTATATTGGTGCTTATGTAGCTGCTCGCATCAGCGGTATTAACAAACGAGAAGCTTCCGCCCTCGGTTGGATGATGAATACTCGTGGTTTAACTGAACTAATAGTATTAAATATTGGTTTAGAATTGGGCGTAATTACACCATTGCTGTTTACCATGCTGGTAGTTATGGCTTTAGTAACCACATTTATGACCTCACCATTGCTGGAATGGACATATCCAAAACGCCTCATCAAATTGGATGTGGTAGAGCCAGAAACAGAAGAGGAAACAGATATAAGTGCTATAGTTAGTAGCGAATCTTACGTTAAAGCCTACCGCATCTTAGTACCAGTAGCGAATCCTAGTACACAAAAAGGGTTACTACAGTTAGCAGTAGCATTAGCGCAGCCTAACTCTGGCATCGCTCTTAACCATCGACAGCCATCTATTATCAATCCTCTCAGTCTCATTGAACTAGAAGAAGACTACGGTTTTCAAAGTACCCCAACCGAAGCTAACCGACTAATTGCCGAGCGTCACCAGCAGCTAGAAGAATTAATTAACACCTTAGAACCACTGACAACACACTCGAATATACATCCCATTGTTCGCATATCCAGCAATGTCGCTAGAGAAACAGCCCAGATTGCTCAAATCGAACAACCAGATTTAATTCTGGTGGGATGGCATCGTCCAGCTTTTAGTAATAATCGTTTAGGTGGACGAGTTGGACAAATTCTGACTACCGCACCAGTAGATGTGGCCGTATTTGTAGACAGAGGAAGTGAACGCTTAGAAAGTTTACTAGTTCCCTACTCTGCAAATATCCATGATGATTTAGCACTTATACTCGCTCTGCGGCTGTTGATTCATCGTGATACTTGTATGTTGCAGATTTTACAAGTTTTATCAGGAAATCACTCCCAAGATGATTTAAGTTATGAACTACAAGCAATGATTAGGCAATTACCATCTCATGTCAGCGATCGCATTGAAATCAACACTGTCACCGCACCAGAACCTATGCAAGCCGTAGTTTCTGCCTCTGAAAATGTTGATTTAACCATTGCTGGTACTAGTCGCGCTTGGGGTATTGAAAGACAAACTCTAGGACGATACACAGATGAACTAGCAATAAAATGCCGTTCTTCACTACTCATTACCCGTCGTTATAGTCAAGTTACCTCTCATCTCAGTACCCTACTCTCGGAAGTTAACAGCCAAGAAATAATTCATAACTCGTAA
- a CDS encoding cupin domain-containing protein — protein sequence MNPKDDCFCELAPLYALDIIDDPERHLVEEKIIEYPELAEELAELQEAVAAISYTVPTVPMTTDLKNRLFNKIGISDSSELPISEPIEEISLPYSFVRSQDLDWQLYRLPGVMVATLHTDLVKREVSGLFRAAAGVRYPLHCHAGVEEMFMLEGDLVIGEEVYGQGDYIRSTPGSMHAPETRGGCMFFFRASLDDEYPEN from the coding sequence ATGAACCCTAAAGATGACTGTTTTTGTGAATTAGCTCCACTATATGCACTTGATATTATCGATGATCCAGAGCGTCATTTAGTGGAGGAGAAAATTATTGAATATCCTGAATTAGCAGAGGAATTAGCAGAATTGCAGGAAGCAGTAGCTGCTATCTCCTATACTGTTCCCACAGTCCCAATGACAACTGATTTAAAAAATCGACTATTCAACAAAATTGGTATTAGTGATTCTTCAGAATTACCTATTTCTGAGCCAATAGAGGAAATTAGTTTACCTTATTCATTTGTAAGATCGCAAGATTTAGATTGGCAACTATATCGACTCCCTGGTGTGATGGTAGCTACATTGCATACTGATTTAGTTAAGCGAGAAGTTAGTGGTTTATTCCGAGCCGCAGCGGGTGTTCGTTATCCTCTTCATTGCCATGCTGGAGTTGAGGAAATGTTCATGCTGGAGGGTGATTTAGTCATCGGTGAAGAAGTATATGGTCAAGGTGACTATATTCGTTCTACTCCAGGTTCAATGCACGCACCTGAAACTCGTGGGGGTTGTATGTTTTTTTTCCGTGCTTCTCTGGATGATGAATATCCTGAAAATTGA
- a CDS encoding sigma-70 family RNA polymerase sigma factor has product MSLPSEDEKISLDESTLLKRIVQQDHSALSQLYDRYAQIIYAIAFKSLGSVEESEEVVLDVFSQVWRIAEKYDANKARVDTWLLMMTRSRVLDRLRYLQRTAKTKIASVNVEIQSAKVSVDPIEEVLISERRTLVIAALKQIPEEQRQVIELAYYHGLTHSQIAAQSGLSVGTVKTRIRLGLNKLRIAIAVWK; this is encoded by the coding sequence ATGTCACTCCCTTCAGAAGACGAGAAAATCAGTCTTGATGAATCAACTCTGTTGAAGCGAATTGTTCAACAGGATCATTCTGCACTATCACAGTTATATGATCGCTATGCACAAATCATTTATGCTATTGCTTTCAAGAGTTTAGGATCAGTTGAAGAAAGCGAAGAAGTGGTTTTGGATGTTTTTTCTCAGGTATGGCGAATTGCTGAAAAATATGATGCCAATAAAGCACGAGTTGATACCTGGCTGTTGATGATGACTCGAAGTAGAGTTTTAGACCGTTTACGCTATTTACAACGTACAGCAAAAACTAAAATAGCTTCAGTCAATGTAGAGATCCAATCGGCAAAAGTTAGCGTAGATCCAATAGAAGAGGTATTGATTTCAGAACGTCGAACCCTGGTAATAGCTGCTCTCAAGCAAATCCCAGAAGAACAACGGCAAGTTATAGAATTGGCATATTACCACGGGTTAACCCATAGCCAGATTGCTGCTCAAAGTGGGCTATCTGTAGGTACAGTCAAAACTCGAATTCGCTTAGGTTTAAATAAATTGCGAATTGCTATTGCTGTCTGGAAATAA
- the gpmI gene encoding 2,3-bisphosphoglycerate-independent phosphoglycerate mutase, with translation MTKAPVAPVVLVILDGWGYCEEKRGNAIAAAKTPIMDSLWAVYPHTTIRTSGKAVGLPEGQMGNSEVGHLNIGAGRVVPQELVRISDAVEDGSIALNPAIVKICQEVRSSNGKLHLVGLCSDGGVHSHLTHLFGLVDLAKEQQLSQVCIHAITDGRDTPPKEGIKAITQLQDYIDQAGIGQIVTVSGRYYAMDRDHRWDRVERAYQVMTQDSAGNGLTAVEVLQASYAEGITDEFVLPVRIAPGAVEPGDGVIFFNFRPDRARQLTQAFVSSKFNGFERQQIKPLSFVTFTQYDPELPVSVAFAPQNLSNILGEVIANHGLKQFRTAETEKYAHVTYFFNGGLEEPCDGEDRELVSSPMVATYDSEPAMSAQAVTDVAIAAMKKGIYSLVVMNYANPDMVGHTGQIPATVTAIETVDRCLGRLLDTIGKFGGTAIITADHGNAEYMLDDEGNPWTAHTTNPVPLILVEGEKVKIPGYGTNVELRNDGKLADIAPTILDILQLPQPTEMTGRSLLKAAEYDLKPTRTPAQIGL, from the coding sequence ATGACCAAAGCACCTGTTGCTCCTGTGGTGCTAGTCATTTTAGACGGATGGGGCTACTGTGAGGAAAAGCGAGGAAACGCAATAGCTGCTGCTAAAACTCCAATCATGGACAGTTTATGGGCAGTTTATCCCCACACAACCATCCGCACATCAGGAAAAGCTGTAGGGTTGCCAGAAGGTCAAATGGGCAACTCGGAAGTTGGTCATTTGAATATTGGCGCTGGGCGAGTCGTGCCTCAAGAACTAGTACGCATCTCTGATGCAGTAGAAGATGGTTCAATAGCATTAAACCCAGCAATTGTCAAGATTTGCCAGGAAGTTCGCTCATCTAATGGCAAGTTGCATTTAGTAGGGCTTTGTTCTGATGGAGGGGTACATTCTCATCTAACCCATCTATTTGGACTAGTTGACTTAGCCAAAGAACAGCAACTTTCACAAGTTTGTATCCACGCCATTACCGATGGACGTGACACCCCTCCCAAGGAGGGTATCAAAGCAATTACACAGCTGCAAGACTACATAGATCAGGCTGGAATTGGGCAAATAGTAACCGTTAGTGGTCGCTATTATGCAATGGATCGTGACCACCGTTGGGATCGAGTTGAACGCGCCTACCAGGTGATGACACAAGATAGCGCGGGTAATGGACTCACGGCTGTAGAAGTCTTACAAGCATCTTACGCAGAAGGCATAACTGACGAGTTTGTGCTTCCAGTTAGGATTGCCCCTGGCGCAGTAGAACCGGGAGATGGGGTCATATTTTTCAACTTCCGCCCTGATCGCGCTAGACAACTGACACAAGCCTTTGTGAGTTCCAAATTTAATGGGTTTGAAAGACAGCAAATTAAGCCGCTGTCTTTTGTGACTTTTACCCAGTACGATCCTGAATTACCAGTATCTGTGGCTTTTGCTCCCCAGAATCTGAGTAATATTTTAGGGGAAGTCATTGCTAATCATGGTTTAAAACAGTTTCGGACTGCGGAAACTGAAAAATATGCTCACGTCACCTATTTCTTTAATGGGGGATTAGAGGAACCTTGTGATGGAGAAGACCGGGAATTAGTCAGTAGTCCGATGGTGGCAACTTATGACTCAGAACCGGCAATGTCAGCACAAGCAGTGACAGATGTAGCGATCGCAGCGATGAAAAAGGGCATCTACTCCCTAGTAGTAATGAACTATGCCAATCCAGACATGGTAGGGCATACTGGACAAATACCAGCTACAGTTACAGCTATTGAAACAGTTGATCGCTGTTTAGGTCGTCTCCTGGACACCATTGGTAAATTTGGCGGCACAGCAATTATTACTGCTGACCATGGTAACGCTGAGTATATGCTAGATGATGAGGGTAATCCTTGGACGGCTCACACCACTAACCCAGTTCCTTTGATCTTGGTAGAAGGCGAAAAAGTCAAAATACCTGGATATGGAACAAATGTGGAATTGAGAAATGATGGCAAGTTAGCCGACATTGCCCCCACTATTCTCGATATTTTACAGCTTCCCCAACCAACAGAAATGACCGGGCGATCGCTCCTTAAAGCAGCAGAATACGACTTGAAACCTACTCGCACTCCTGCACAAATAGGGTTGTAA